From Aurantimicrobium sp. INA4, one genomic window encodes:
- a CDS encoding o-succinylbenzoate synthase → MEPTLNELRNSAHVLSLPLAVKFRGIWSREIMLFKGPQGWTEFSPFVEYNDDEAVHWLKAAIEFGWTPAAPLVRDSVMVNATIPAVAAEHVPAVLAHFDGCRTAKVKVCESGQTLADDIARVRAVRAAMGPEGRIRLDANGGWNVDEAEHAFHALAEFDLEYVEQPCSTLEELAELRERTHYLDIPIAADESIRKAEDPLAVAQAIAADILVLKAQPLGGISSILEIAEQVTLPVVLSSALESSVGISMGLHAAAALPQLEYDCGLGTASLLAADVTKKPLLAQAGSISVQRVDVDEEMLSSLAAPPDTTAWWLERLERCYALL, encoded by the coding sequence GTGGAACCAACCCTAAACGAGCTCAGAAACAGCGCGCATGTGCTCTCTCTCCCGCTTGCTGTGAAATTCCGTGGCATCTGGTCACGAGAAATCATGCTCTTCAAGGGACCCCAAGGGTGGACCGAATTTAGTCCCTTTGTTGAGTACAACGATGATGAGGCCGTGCACTGGCTCAAAGCTGCGATTGAATTCGGATGGACTCCCGCAGCGCCACTTGTTCGGGATTCAGTGATGGTCAACGCAACCATTCCGGCTGTGGCTGCCGAACATGTTCCCGCAGTTTTGGCGCACTTTGATGGCTGCAGAACAGCCAAAGTCAAGGTGTGTGAATCGGGTCAGACTTTGGCAGACGATATTGCCCGGGTGAGGGCTGTTCGTGCAGCCATGGGACCTGAAGGACGCATTCGTCTGGACGCCAATGGCGGATGGAATGTTGATGAGGCGGAGCATGCTTTCCATGCTTTAGCCGAATTCGACCTCGAATATGTTGAACAGCCGTGTTCCACACTTGAGGAACTGGCTGAGCTACGCGAGCGCACCCACTACTTGGACATACCTATCGCTGCAGATGAGAGTATCCGCAAAGCTGAAGATCCTCTTGCCGTTGCCCAGGCTATTGCAGCGGACATTCTGGTGCTCAAAGCTCAGCCGTTGGGAGGAATTTCATCCATCCTTGAGATTGCTGAGCAGGTAACTCTTCCCGTGGTGCTCTCAAGTGCGCTGGAATCCTCTGTGGGTATCTCGATGGGCTTGCATGCGGCAGCTGCTCTTCCACAGTTGGAATACGACTGTGGTTTGGGAACTGCCTCTCTGCTGGCTGCTGACGTCACCAAGAAGCCTCTTCTTGCCCAGGCCGGATCAATCTCTGTCCAGAGAGTTGATGTCGACGAGGAGATGCTCAGCAGCTTGGCCGCTCCTCCAGACACCACTGCGTGGTGGCTGGAGCGACTAGAGCGCTGCTACGCCCTGTTATAA
- a CDS encoding PLDc N-terminal domain-containing protein, producing MTRLFIIGIAIAIALTVFSLVDVIFIDRFRVRGVPKGLWIVVVIVIPVVGPILWFTVGRGPKGKGPRGTIAPDDDPDFLRGLNFPPKDPPGGSS from the coding sequence ATGACTCGCTTATTCATCATCGGTATCGCTATTGCTATCGCACTCACCGTCTTTTCTTTGGTGGATGTGATTTTCATTGATCGATTCCGTGTGCGCGGAGTTCCCAAAGGACTCTGGATTGTTGTCGTCATTGTGATTCCTGTTGTGGGACCTATCCTGTGGTTCACCGTTGGTCGAGGTCCTAAGGGGAAAGGCCCACGTGGAACCATTGCTCCAGACGATGACCCAGACTTCCTTCGTGGTTTGAATTTCCCACCGAAGGATCCACCCGGTGGCTCATCGTGA
- a CDS encoding 1,4-dihydroxy-2-naphthoyl-CoA synthase, giving the protein MASEVSEIFDPTEWVVAPGSEGFTDITYHLDVMGQVARIAFNRPEVRNAFRPHTVDELYRALDDARQNSKVGVVLITGNGPSPKDGGWAFCSGGDQRIRGKAGYEYADGSTGTGRLHILEVQRLIRTMPKVVIAVVPGWAAGGGHSLHVVCDLTIASREHAHFKQTDADVGSFDAGYGSAYFARQVGQKFAREVFFLAEEYSAQRAYEMGAVNKVVDHADLETEALAWARTIMTKSPTAIRMLKFAFNAVDDGIMGQQVFAGEATRLAYGTDEAVEGRDSFLEKRDPDWSAFPWHY; this is encoded by the coding sequence ATGGCATCTGAGGTTTCTGAGATTTTTGACCCCACTGAGTGGGTTGTCGCACCCGGTTCTGAAGGGTTCACGGATATTACCTACCACCTCGACGTGATGGGGCAAGTTGCCCGTATTGCCTTTAATCGTCCCGAGGTGCGGAACGCTTTTCGTCCTCATACCGTTGATGAGTTATATCGTGCCCTTGATGATGCAAGGCAGAACAGCAAAGTGGGCGTCGTTCTCATCACAGGCAACGGGCCTAGCCCGAAAGATGGCGGCTGGGCATTTTGCTCGGGTGGGGATCAGCGTATCCGCGGAAAAGCCGGATACGAATATGCCGATGGTTCAACTGGCACTGGCCGTCTCCACATCTTGGAGGTTCAACGCCTGATCAGAACAATGCCCAAGGTTGTCATCGCAGTAGTTCCTGGATGGGCAGCTGGTGGTGGACACTCACTGCACGTGGTCTGTGATCTGACTATTGCCAGCCGTGAGCATGCGCACTTCAAGCAAACAGACGCCGACGTTGGTTCTTTTGATGCTGGATATGGCAGCGCTTACTTTGCGAGGCAGGTTGGCCAGAAGTTTGCTCGTGAGGTGTTCTTCCTTGCTGAGGAATACAGCGCGCAGCGGGCCTATGAAATGGGTGCTGTAAACAAGGTTGTTGATCATGCTGATCTCGAAACAGAAGCACTTGCGTGGGCACGCACGATTATGACGAAATCTCCCACAGCTATTCGCATGTTGAAGTTCGCCTTCAACGCGGTCGATGACGGCATCATGGGGCAACAGGTTTTTGCTGGGGAAGCTACCCGTTTGGCTTATGGAACAGATGAAGCCGTCGAAGGCAGAGATTCATTCCTGGAAAAGCGAGACCCTGACTGGTCTGCTTTTCCCTGGCACTACTAA
- a CDS encoding DUF4229 domain-containing protein, with translation MKKSQWLWFSLIRLAAFAVPLVITLWLGITPWLAALLSAIIGFCISYIFFANRRNALSTTMYEKRAARAAAKADKDAEAEDAEVENLLAEEGEGKA, from the coding sequence GTGAAAAAGTCTCAATGGCTCTGGTTCAGCCTCATTCGTTTGGCTGCATTTGCCGTTCCCCTCGTCATCACCTTGTGGTTGGGCATCACTCCCTGGCTTGCAGCTCTGCTATCCGCGATTATCGGTTTCTGCATTTCCTACATTTTCTTTGCAAACCGTCGCAATGCCCTCTCGACGACAATGTATGAAAAGCGGGCAGCTAGAGCAGCTGCAAAAGCAGATAAAGACGCTGAAGCTGAAGATGCTGAGGTTGAGAACCTGCTAGCTGAAGAAGGCGAAGGCAAGGCCTAA
- a CDS encoding 1,4-dihydroxy-2-naphthoate polyprenyltransferase: MSTSKKKNQSHKPKPATVGDWISGARIRTLPLAVAPVLIGSGAASILDKFNAPLALLCLVVALALQIGVNYSNDYSDGIRGTDDFRVGPPRLTGSGAVAPKRVLAVALAFFGIAAAAGLAIEIMTQLWWITAIGVLALAAAWFYTGGRRPYGYAGLGEVMVFIFFGLVATMGTTYVQAGLVNDESIFGAVGIGFISCAVLVVNNIRDIPTDTQAGKKTLAVRMGARASAVLFCVLLLLPFGIVAYLGLFYPAVQLTYLALLAALPACLITLTSKSAQEYILSLKLSSLTGLLYGLGLAFAFFS; this comes from the coding sequence ATGAGCACGTCTAAGAAGAAGAACCAGTCGCACAAGCCCAAACCGGCAACTGTGGGCGATTGGATTTCAGGTGCTCGTATTCGCACACTCCCTCTTGCTGTTGCCCCAGTTCTGATCGGGTCGGGCGCAGCATCTATTCTCGACAAGTTCAACGCCCCGCTAGCTTTGCTGTGTCTTGTCGTTGCTCTTGCTTTGCAGATTGGTGTCAACTACTCCAACGACTATTCGGATGGCATTCGTGGCACTGATGACTTTCGTGTGGGACCTCCTCGGCTCACAGGATCTGGAGCGGTTGCGCCCAAGCGGGTTCTTGCAGTAGCTCTCGCATTCTTTGGTATCGCCGCAGCGGCCGGCTTGGCAATTGAGATCATGACCCAGCTGTGGTGGATTACGGCAATCGGAGTGCTTGCTCTTGCAGCTGCCTGGTTCTATACCGGCGGAAGGCGGCCATATGGATATGCCGGCTTAGGCGAAGTCATGGTGTTCATCTTCTTCGGTTTGGTCGCAACGATGGGAACAACCTATGTTCAGGCAGGCCTCGTTAACGACGAAAGTATTTTTGGTGCCGTGGGAATCGGCTTCATATCTTGTGCTGTTCTGGTCGTAAACAACATCCGGGATATCCCTACGGACACTCAAGCTGGCAAGAAGACACTCGCTGTCCGCATGGGAGCTCGAGCTTCTGCAGTCTTGTTCTGCGTTCTCCTTCTTCTTCCCTTTGGAATCGTCGCCTATTTAGGTTTGTTCTATCCCGCGGTGCAGTTGACGTACTTGGCGTTGTTGGCTGCGTTGCCTGCATGTCTGATTACCCTGACATCCAAGTCGGCACAGGAATACATCCTGTCTCTCAAACTCTCGAGCTTGACGGGTTTGCTCTACGGCTTAGGCCTTGCCTTCGCCTTCTTCAGCTAG
- the ccsB gene encoding c-type cytochrome biogenesis protein CcsB, translating to MTDTLSQYSVLALYSSMAIYAIAFVLFTLDLAKGASTDSAPVGEASTVAVVPERRKLARIAMSLTVLGFILQFAATMMRGFAASRVPWANMYEFAMTGTLVIVAVFLIVNLKWDMKFLGAFITGLVLLLLGLAATRYYVEVVPLPPALQSYWLVIHVFVATLATGFFALGFALSLMQLLQTKRENAVAANEKTRLGFLTRLPDSVQLENYAYRLIIIGFVMWTFTLIAGAIWAEKAWGRYWGWDTKEVWTFIIWTVYAGYIHARSTRGWRGTRSAWLAIVGFAAVIFNFTVVNIFFKGLHAYSGL from the coding sequence GTGACAGACACTCTTTCGCAGTATTCCGTCCTTGCCCTCTACTCTTCGATGGCGATTTACGCCATCGCCTTTGTGTTGTTCACCCTGGATCTAGCCAAGGGTGCGAGCACAGATTCTGCTCCTGTGGGTGAAGCCAGCACCGTCGCGGTTGTGCCTGAACGCCGCAAGCTTGCTCGCATCGCAATGTCACTGACGGTTTTGGGATTCATTCTCCAATTCGCCGCAACCATGATGCGAGGATTTGCTGCCTCACGTGTTCCTTGGGCGAACATGTATGAGTTCGCCATGACAGGAACTCTGGTCATTGTTGCCGTGTTCCTCATTGTGAACCTCAAGTGGGATATGAAATTCCTCGGTGCCTTCATTACCGGTTTGGTGCTGTTGCTACTGGGGCTGGCTGCAACCCGCTACTACGTCGAAGTAGTTCCGCTTCCGCCAGCACTGCAGTCCTACTGGCTCGTTATTCACGTCTTCGTGGCGACACTGGCAACAGGATTCTTTGCCTTGGGCTTCGCTCTCTCGCTGATGCAACTCCTTCAGACCAAACGCGAGAATGCCGTCGCGGCGAACGAAAAGACCCGTTTGGGATTCCTCACCCGGTTACCTGACTCTGTTCAACTCGAGAACTACGCTTACCGTCTCATCATCATCGGCTTTGTGATGTGGACATTCACTCTCATCGCCGGGGCAATCTGGGCAGAAAAGGCGTGGGGACGATACTGGGGCTGGGACACCAAAGAAGTGTGGACCTTCATCATCTGGACCGTCTACGCCGGCTACATTCACGCCCGGTCGACACGTGGATGGCGTGGCACACGCTCCGCGTGGCTTGCCATTGTTGGTTTCGCTGCCGTGATCTTCAACTTCACAGTCGTGAACATCTTCTTCAAGGGCTTACACGCCTACTCCGGTTTATAA
- a CDS encoding AMP-binding protein, with amino-acid sequence MAEIVLCDATAPEQVQEHLARALAGGGPAVLVRDPRASRLVTANEETVLQAPDGTALLIQTSGTSGPPKTVALSAAALHASAHAAHERLGGPGQWLLALPLTYIAGVSVLVRSLYSGTEPVFMPAGPFDAKTFLDAIEQMTGQRRYTALVPVQLARVLDEIEEHPDRAETARSLSAILIGGQALESDLRERAEQAGLNIVTTYGSSETAGGCVYDGVPLPGVTIEIDSDTGEILIAAPQLATEYVGNPERTSDVFLNRNEMRWYRTGDAGSFVEGTLTVLGRLDRVITSGGLKIDLDAVEAVVTGIKGCYSAVVVHIPDSEWGLRPAVVIPGVPDTGEISATVYDAIVAKLGRVAAPKVVCFIPEIPRLSSGKPDMVSLSEYASAQK; translated from the coding sequence ATGGCTGAGATTGTTCTTTGTGATGCCACTGCACCGGAACAGGTGCAAGAACATTTAGCGCGCGCTCTCGCTGGCGGCGGACCTGCCGTCTTGGTTCGGGACCCAAGAGCATCCAGACTTGTGACTGCCAACGAAGAGACAGTCTTACAAGCTCCCGATGGCACTGCACTGCTCATACAAACTTCGGGCACCTCTGGTCCACCAAAAACAGTTGCGTTGAGTGCAGCGGCACTTCACGCAAGTGCGCATGCTGCACATGAACGCCTGGGTGGACCAGGGCAATGGCTCCTCGCATTACCGTTGACCTATATAGCAGGAGTTTCGGTTCTTGTTCGTTCACTGTATTCGGGCACTGAACCTGTCTTTATGCCAGCGGGACCATTCGATGCAAAGACGTTCCTTGATGCCATTGAGCAGATGACAGGACAGCGTCGCTACACAGCTCTTGTTCCTGTTCAACTTGCTCGGGTTCTTGATGAGATTGAGGAACATCCCGACCGTGCAGAAACAGCACGGTCTCTGTCTGCCATCTTGATTGGTGGCCAGGCGCTCGAGAGCGATCTGCGCGAAAGAGCAGAACAAGCAGGTCTCAACATTGTGACCACCTATGGCTCTAGTGAAACGGCTGGTGGCTGTGTATACGACGGTGTTCCGCTTCCAGGAGTGACCATAGAGATTGATTCAGACACGGGCGAAATTCTCATTGCAGCACCACAGTTGGCAACCGAGTATGTGGGTAATCCAGAGCGAACTTCTGATGTATTCCTAAATCGGAATGAAATGAGATGGTACCGAACAGGTGATGCTGGGTCTTTTGTTGAGGGGACTCTAACGGTGCTTGGGCGACTTGACAGGGTCATTACTTCCGGGGGTTTGAAGATTGATCTGGATGCTGTCGAGGCCGTCGTTACAGGCATCAAGGGCTGTTATTCCGCGGTAGTCGTTCATATTCCTGATTCGGAATGGGGTCTCCGTCCTGCCGTGGTTATTCCAGGTGTTCCTGACACTGGAGAGATTTCTGCAACGGTTTATGACGCCATCGTGGCAAAACTTGGTCGCGTCGCAGCACCCAAAGTTGTCTGTTTTATCCCTGAAATTCCTCGGCTTAGTTCAGGCAAACCTGACATGGTTTCACTTTCCGAATATGCCTCGGCACAGAAGTAG